CATGTGAGTGATGATTGTATTTAATTGAAGTATTGATAAGCGATAAAACGGAATCTTAATTGCTAAATACTGTAGGGACCAAGAGACGATTCTTACAATAATGAAAAGAGTTAGAAAACCCATGACAAGACTTAGAATCATTTCAGGATTAACAGAATCAAAAATACTGGCCATTTTTTGCGTTTTAGCAATTGTATCAGTTACTGTTTCATTCATAGATAAAATTCCTCTTTCGTAAGATTGTTTTGATGTCCACTAACCAATCTTTTCTAATGTGAAAGTAATCCCCATCCTTACTTAGGATTCCCTTCCCAAAGCCTGTTTTGAGAGCATAGGTAACAACTTTTTCACTAAGGTCTGTTGTCGCCACAATCTCAGAAAAGCTAAGGTGCTCATGAGATAGGATGCTTGAAAAAACAAATAGTGATTCATCAGTCAAGATTTCAACTTCATGAATTGGACGACGTTGTGGGAGGTGCAGCTCAATTGTTTTGTCATTTACGTGAGAAATAGACTTAAGCCACGTGTTAACTGCTGCCTGAGGATTTCCACCAGTTTGTTTTGCTAAGATTCTAAAGTAAATATCCTGAGCATTTTCAATTGATCTTTCTGCTCCAAAGTGCGACATAATTTCAAAAAGCTCTTCGTTGAATCGGATCTCAAGACCTGTTGGTTCATGTCTTTTTAAAATCAATTGCATAAGCTCTTCTTTACTCCATGGCCTTATATGGATGGTATCTGAAGACAATTCATACTTATTATAAATATGCTTAATTAAATTTAGTGAATTACTATTCCACACAGTAAACCAAAAGACATTTTTAGAAGAACTATTAATGACTTTAAAAAAGGCGTCAAATGCCTTAAAACCATTAAATTTCGATAAAAAGAGATTATGTGCATTTTTAATGATAACGAACTTTTTTTCTTCTTCATCACCATTACCAACAAAGTTTTCAAGTCTTTTTAAAAGAACAGATTCTTCAACAATTTTTTCATTAATATCCAATTTGAAAGATGTTACTGAAGAATATCGTTTTAAGATTTTATCCAAGACATGATTCTTTCCACTTCCCGACTCTCCAGAAAATGCCAAATGATATGAACTACTTGTTCCATTAAGCCAACTATCAATACGCTCATAGGCTATCACAGCAGGATCTGGCTTTCTGACAATTTCAGTATCACTTTCTCTTTTAAATATATCAAGATAGGTGCTAGGTACTTCATACTCTGTGAAGACCTCATCTCTTAGACTTTCTAGATGCTGTTCTAAAATGCCTGAAAGTAAGTTCTTTGACCACTCCTTGTCGTTATTTGCCAAGAAGAACATTAAGTAAAATGAATATAGAAGTGTGTAGATGTATAAGAAAACTGGCAAGATATATCTAATGACAAGATTAGAAATATGCTTTTGAGTGAGTAACATTGAAGGCGGTACAATTTTAGGTAGAATCAATTGCGCATAGTTCTCATAGCGAAGTAGGATCGCTGTATAAATAACAAAGAATAGAATCGTGATAATATTGTGACCAAGAAAGCCGGAAAATAAATTATATAAGAGAATATAGAAGAAAGTTGTTATTGTAATAATATAGCGAAGTTTCTTGCTGTCCTTAACAAAATCCTTATTTACTCTCTTAAAATAAACTTGAAAATTAAAACGCAAGAAACTGTGAAAGTAACCGATATTAATATAGAGTACGTAGAGAACAAGTATATTTCTGAAGACGTGTAAAAAAAGTTGAAAGTCCTCTCGTTGAAACTTCAAAAGATAAAGATTAAAAACATCAAGAGCGCTAAAGGCGAATAGATAGTAAAGATTGAAGTCAAAGAAACGAAAGACAAACTTTCTGGCCTGTATCTGATTCTCACTTCTCTTTAACAGATATGTTCTTGCTAAAAAGAACATAACTCGAGCGATTATTATTATCGCTAGAAAGATAAAAAAAGAGCGCATTGGCCACGCTAATATGAACTCATCAATATGAGCAATAAGCTTAGAAAACTCTTGATTTAGAAAATGGAAGAAATCGGCCACGGCCTTTTGGATTTTTATTATACTAAACTTCATATATCTATTATAAAGATAACGTAACTATTTCCCATAATTATTGTTGTCACAATAGTAAAAAAAACTAAATTCTAAAGTTTAATACTCAATTAATAAGCTTATATTTCTTTATTGTGACAAAATTTCATTTATTTGGTATAAATTCCCTCTATGATTGTAAAAAGAATCCATTTGAAAGATACATATAAAATTCGACGCTCAGTTCTAGGTATAAATGGCAATGAATCTAGTTATAAATTTGTTGCTGATGACGAGTCCGATACTTTTCACTTAGGTGCTTTCGTCGAAAATAATCTCGTATCTGTGGCATCTTTTTATTTTAATCCAAACCCAAAGTTTAATATTGATAATCAATATCAATTACAAGGTATGGCAACACTTGAAAGTTATCGAAAACAAGGATTTTCAAGAGAGCTACTTAATGTCGCCTTCCCAATTATTAAGCAAAACTTTTGTAACCTTATTTGGTGCAATGCTCGTATCGAAGCAAGAGCTTTCTACGAAAAGCTAGGTTTTGAAAGCTTTGAAGACGAATTTGAAATTGAGGGAATCGGACGACATATCCTAATGTATCGTGAGATTAATTAATTTTTACAATAAGAATCAATACGCGACTTAAGCATAAGTTCAGACTGAATCTTGAAGCATTCCCTTTGGCCTTTAGTCTTTTGTATAAACATACATTTCATATCTTTACGACGCTCACAATTTTGCATGGAAAGATCATTCACACAGGCGTAGTGCCTACGATCCTTACCACAAAGATAGATAAGATTTGAACCTTTAAAAAGTCCATCACCAATACTGGACTCCGTATTGTATTTACGAAAGTCTTCTGCTTCTTTTCGCTCTTTTAGCTGCTTTTTTTGAAATTCTTCAATTGGAGTCATACCATCGTCGGCAATAGTGTCTCCAATTGGCGCTACTACGATTAACACTGAGCTAAATATAATCATTAGAAGTCTAGTAGAAATGAACATATGAAATTACTTTTCCTAAACAATTAGTAAATTATTTATTATAATATGATGATAACATACTTATACTAAACTGCAGCGCAGCAAATTACGGTGATTAATTAATGGAAACGAATACAATTTTAACAAAGCTTACTGATATCCTTGAAAATGCATTCTCGACTGCTTACCCAGATGCACAGTTTGAAAGAGCAGATATTTATGCCTCAATTGGACAGGCGCCAAATATTGAGATGGCCCACTACGCTTTTCCAGTATTTCGTTTCGCCAAAGCTCTTAAGCAAGGGCCACCACAAATCGCTGCTGCAATCTTAGAACAAATTGATCTTGAAGCAAACGCTTCGATTATAAAAGACCTTAAAGCACAAGGCCCATACCTAAACTTTACACTTACAGCTGATGCATACTTTGCAAATCTAGTCAGTGAAATTCGCTCAGGTGAGTTCTTCAAAAAAGAGCTAACTAAAGGCGAAGGTAAAACAATGATTGAGTACTCGCAGCCAAATACTCACAAAGAGCTTCACGTTGGTCATATGAGAAATCTATGTCTTGGAAATGCTCTTGTTAGAATTAAACAGTATTGTAGCGTTGATGTTCATCCAGTGACTTATCCTGGAGACTCTGGAACTCACGTTGCAAAATGTCTATGGTACTTAAAATATCATAATCAAGACACAATTCCTGAAACGAATAAGGGAGAATGGCTTGGCCGTATTTACACTCTAGCAAATACAAAGCTAGAAGACGAGCTTGGCTCAGATAAAGAAGACGATAACCGCGCAAAGCTTACAGAAATCCTAAAACAACTTCATGCTGAAGAAGGTGAATTCTTCGATCTTTGGAAAGAGACTCGTCAGTGGTCGATTGATCTAATGAAGAAGACATATGCTTGGGCAGATGTTGAGTTTGATCGCTGGTTCTTTGAATCTGAAATGGACGCTCCATCACTAAAGATCTGTAACGAATACTATGAGAAAGGTCTATTCGTAAAAGATGATGGTGCTATTGGAATGGATCTGAGTGAAGATAAGCTAGGTTTTTGTATTCTAATCAAGTCTGATGGAACAGGACTTTATTCAACAAAAGACGTGGCCCTTGCAATTAAGAAATTTGAAGAATACGGTGTAAAAAATAATATCTACATCGTTGACTCTCGCCAAGCCTTTCACTTCAAACAAGTATTTAAAGTTCTTGAGCATATAGGATTTGAACAGGCAAAAGACTGCTATCACCTTCCATATGAAATGGTGGAGCTAACAGATGGTGCCATGAGTTCTCGTAAAGGAAATATTGTTGCCCTTACTGATCTAATAAACAATATGGAAGCTAAGATCAAAGAAGATTACTTAAATAAGTATGCTGGAGAATGGAGCCAATCAGAGATTGATGAAACAGCGACTAAGATTGCAAACGGTGCGATCAAGTACGGAATGATCAAAATTGATAACAATCGTAAAATCGTTTTTGATATGAATGAGTGGTTAAAGCTTGATGGTGATACTGGCCCATATCTTCAATACGTTTATGCTCGAATTAACTCACTTCTATCAAAGCAAGGATTCGAAAAGGCACAAGCGCTTGAACTTTCAAATGCATCTTCAATTGTTGAAACGAAGGAATTTGAACTTTTACAAAAACTTTCACTATTTAATGATGTTGCTACAAAAGCACATGAGCAGAATAAGACAAGTTTACTTACGACTTACCTATTTGAGCTTGGAAAGTTATTTAATAGCTTCTACGCAGCTTGCCCAATTGCTTCGAGCGAAGAGTCTCTTAAAAAAGCAAGACTTGAGCTGGCGTATGCAACAAGTGAAATTATTAAAACGGGCCTTGGTATCCTAGGAATCCAAGTACCAGAGAGAATGTAATCTTATTACTTCGTAAAAACTAGTAACTGATTATTAGCTGGCATTGCAATATCTTCTTTTAGGAAGACACCTTTCTTTAAGAAGTTATTGCAAACATCTTCAAAATTTCTAATTCCACTCTGAGAATCTCTCTCTTTTAAGTAAGTATCAAATTGTTCATTTGAAGGACTAGTGAAATTTCCATGGTACTTAAATGGGCCGTAAATAAACAAAGTACTATTCTCATCCATTGCTTGGGCCAAATCCTTAATAAAGGTCTTTGCGGCCTTCCAAGGCATAATATGTAAAGTATTTGCTGTGTAATAGAATTTCTTACCTGCTTCAAGTTTATTAAAACCGGCTTCATAAGTCAGAGGACCTTTGAGATTCTTTAAGTTCTTACTGTAATGCTCTAGGCACTTTTTAAGGACATTCTGGTTTTCTCTAATTTCTGATGTAATAAAATCAATTTGAGAAAAGCTCTTTGCAAAGTGAGCGCTATGCTGACAAGTCAGAGAGCCAATTTCTAGGAATTCTCCACTTTCACAACTCTCTAGATAAGGTTTAATCACCTCTAGAATAGGGCCTTTATTTCTTTCACATGCTTCAGAATTTGGTAAATCGTTCATGTTAAACATGATACAATACTTTCAGTGAAAAAAAGAATTAAAATTCGTCTATCGGCCAATGATATCATCTTCGAGGATGGTAATTATATTGCCTTATTTAAAAAGGCCGGCTGGCCTGTGCATAAAACTCTCGATCGTTTTAGAGACAATTGTACAGATGCATTAGCAAGTTTTTTGAAGAATCGAGCAGATGGAAAAGACCAGTATCTCGTTTTGGCCCACAGACTTGATGTGGAAACGTCGGGAATTCTTTTATTTGCAAAGAATAAAGAAGCGAATAAGTATCTACAAGAACTCTTTAGTTCACACGATCCAAATAAGATAACGAAGAGCTACCTAGCAATATGTAGCGGAGAACTTTCTGAGCAAGAAGGAAGAATTGAGAACTTCTTAAAAGCTAATCGTGTCGGACATATTGAAAAGATGGCCGTGGTAAATTCAGGTGGAAAGAAGGCCATTACTGACTACAAGGTAATCGATACAAATAAGCAGTATTCACTTTTAGAATTTACTATTCTAACAGGTCGAAAGCACCAAATTCGCGCTCATGCAAAACATATGGGCCATCCGATTTATGGTGATCCAATTTATTCAAATTCAAAAGACCAAAGTGGACAAAGACTATGTGCCTATAAGCTTCGATTTTTTGATAAATTTTCAAATGAAGAAATTAACTTAAAAGTAGAAGCTCCATTTTCACTTGAGAATTTTAAAGAGCTTTCTAGTAATGGAGACAACCAGTATATCATCTTCAATAAGCCCTACGATGTTCTTTGCCAATTTGGAAAAGATCATCGAGATCAGTTAAGCCTTATCGATTATAAACTACCTAAGGAAGTCTATCCTATCGGACGACTTGATAAAGATAGTGAAGGTCTACTTATTCTAACAAATGATGGAAAGTATAAGAACCAAATGGCAAATGCTGATAGCAAGGTTGAAAAAACCTATATTGTTCAAGTCGATGGCGATATTACGACAGAGGCAATTGAAAAGCTTAAACGTGGTGTTGTTATTAAAGGAAATTACAAGACAAAGCCTGCCAAAGTAAAAAAACTTGCGGATTTTAAAATTGAAGAGCGAGTACCTCCAGTGCGAGTAAGAAAGTCGATTCCAACATCTTGGATTGAAGTACGCATCTCAGAGGGACGTAACCGACAAATTCGCAGAATGTGTGCGGCCGTAGACTTTCCTACGCTTAGACTTATTCGAGTTGCTATTGGTGACGTAAAGCTTGGAAAACTTAAGGTTGGGGAATTCTCTTATTTCGATCCATCAAAGCAAAAATAACACCTAAAATTGCACCACTTATCAGTCCACCACCATGGGCCCAGTTGGCCATCTTAAAATTAAAGACATCAAAGAAGCCTAAGAAAAGCCACCCTACCATAAGTACAATATCTGAAGTTGGAAGCTTAAACTTGAAATTTGGATTCAGTCTTGAGTAAGGCCATAAAAATCCCAATAGGCCGTAAACTACACCAGAGAGCCCGCCGAACATCCCCGGCGACATTATTGCTTGTAAAATATTTGAAGTAATTGCAGTAAATAGTAATAGTAAGACAAGAAAGACACTTCCCTTAGTTACTTCGATAAGCTTACCAAGCTCTTTCCACCAAAGCATATTAAAGAAGATGTGGATATAGCCAAAATGAATAAAGGCCGGAGAAAGTAGACGCCAATATTCTCCACGATTGATATCTGCAAAAGCATCAACCTTTGAAGTTGAAAAGAGAAAGAGATAGTAAAGGTTTTCATTTTTAAAGATCCAACCAAAAATAAAAACAATTACACATAAGGCCAATATAATAATTGTCGCAGGCCCCATACTTAAAGACTGAACGTACTGCCAATTCTCGTCGACTTTAGACGGCTTTGCCCCACCAATGTAGACACGATAAACGTCACGGGCCTGTTGCAATTGATTAATATCCACAACAAATAAGTGATAGAAATCGTTCTCGTATTCTTTTGTGATATGAATCCCCTCACGCAGAAGTTGTGCTTCAATCAGAGATGTGATCGACTCATCACGTAAAGAGCCAATATATTTAAGTCGTTTTAAGTTAATTTCAGTATCATGTTCACTCATGAAATCATTTTCCTACAAAGCTTGATAAAAGTCGATCTTACATAAATATTATGGATTAGAGGTGTGATTCCACCTATATATTTGATAAGATGGACTTAAATAAGTTGTTTTTTGACTTATTTTACGTTATTTAAATGGCATAACGTAAATTATTAATAAAAGGCGATACCTAAGGTATTTAACTCGTCACAATATAGGTGTGAAACGCATGTTTAAGGTTAGTAAAAAAACAGAATATGCCCTAAAAGCTCTAAAGCATATGCAAGAGCACGGACACACTTGTGCTGAAAACTTAACTTCGGCCAGAGAAATATGTGACATCTACAAAATGCCTTTTGACCCCGTATCAAAAGTTATGCAAAAGCTAAATGGATACGGCGTCCTCTCATCAATTAAGGGAATTAAAGGTGGCTACTTCCTAAGCCGTCCCCTGTCTGAAATTAATCTTTTTGAAGTCAGTAATTCAATCGAAGGAAAGATTTCAAATTCAGACTGTGATGCCCTTAAAGGTAAATGTACTAAATACTTAAATTGCGAATTAATTTCACCAATAGAAAAGCTTAACTCTCACGTTAATCACCAGCTGATTAACTTGTCGCTTGAAGAGTTATTAATGAATAAGGCAGGATTCACACATGAGTGATACACAATTAACAAAGTCAGAATATAAGTACGGCTTCTTTACAGACATTGAAACTCAAGAGTTTCCTAAAGGTTTAAATGAAGACATCGTAAGAATGATTTCAGCAAAAAAGAATGAGCCTGAATGGTTACTTGAATATCGTCTAAAGGCGTTCCGTCTTTGGAAGCAAATGCCAATGCCAAATTGGGCAAAACTTGAGATTCCAGAAATTGATTTTGAAGATCTGTATTACTATGCAGCACCAAAATCAACAGAAAGTGCGCCAAAGAGTCTTGATGATTTAGACCCAGAACTTTTAGCGACTTTTGAGAAGTTAGGAATTCCATTATCTGAACAGAAAAGAATTTCAGGTGTTGCAGTTGATGCAGTATTTGACTCAGTTTCAGTTGGGACAACATATAAAGAAGAGCTTGAAGCAGTTGGTGTTATTTTCTGCTCTATTTCGGAAGCAGTACAAGAGCATCCTGAGCTAGTAAAAAAATATCTTGGTACAGTTGTGCCACCAGCAGATAACTTCTATGCAGCACTAAACGCAGCAGTATTCTCGGATGGATCATTTGTTTACATCCCAGAGGGTGTAACTTGCCCGATGGATCTTTCAACTTACTTTAGAATCAATGCAAAAGAGACAGGACAGTTTGAGAGAACACTTGTTGTTGCAGATAAGGGAAGCTACGTAAATTACCTTGAAGGTTGTACAGCTCCACAAAGAGATGAAAACCAACTTCACGCGGCCATCGTTGAACTTATTGCTCTTGATGATGCAGAAATTAAGTACTCAACTGTTCAAAACTGGTATGCCGGTGATGAAAAAGGAAAAGGTGGTATTTATAACTTCGTAACAAAGCGTGGGAACTGCCTTGGAAAGAATTCAAAAATTTCTTGGACTCAAGTTGAAGCAGGTTCTGCAATCACTTGGAAGTACCCGTCATGTAACTTAATTGGTGAAAACTCTCAAGGAGCTTTCTACTCTGTTGCACTAACAAATAATAAAATGCAGGCCGATACTGGAACAAAAATGGTTCACATCGGTAAGAACACAAAGTCGACAATTATTTCAAAAGGTATCTCAGCAGAGGAATCTGAAAATAACTATCGAGGCCTTGTAAAAGTTATGCCTTCGGCAATTGGCGCAAAGAACTATTCTCAATGTGACTCAATGCTTGTTGGTTCAAA
The sequence above is a segment of the Halobacteriovorax sp. DA5 genome. Coding sequences within it:
- a CDS encoding GNAT family N-acetyltransferase, which translates into the protein MIVKRIHLKDTYKIRRSVLGINGNESSYKFVADDESDTFHLGAFVENNLVSVASFYFNPNPKFNIDNQYQLQGMATLESYRKQGFSRELLNVAFPIIKQNFCNLIWCNARIEARAFYEKLGFESFEDEFEIEGIGRHILMYREIN
- the argS gene encoding arginine--tRNA ligase, yielding METNTILTKLTDILENAFSTAYPDAQFERADIYASIGQAPNIEMAHYAFPVFRFAKALKQGPPQIAAAILEQIDLEANASIIKDLKAQGPYLNFTLTADAYFANLVSEIRSGEFFKKELTKGEGKTMIEYSQPNTHKELHVGHMRNLCLGNALVRIKQYCSVDVHPVTYPGDSGTHVAKCLWYLKYHNQDTIPETNKGEWLGRIYTLANTKLEDELGSDKEDDNRAKLTEILKQLHAEEGEFFDLWKETRQWSIDLMKKTYAWADVEFDRWFFESEMDAPSLKICNEYYEKGLFVKDDGAIGMDLSEDKLGFCILIKSDGTGLYSTKDVALAIKKFEEYGVKNNIYIVDSRQAFHFKQVFKVLEHIGFEQAKDCYHLPYEMVELTDGAMSSRKGNIVALTDLINNMEAKIKEDYLNKYAGEWSQSEIDETATKIANGAIKYGMIKIDNNRKIVFDMNEWLKLDGDTGPYLQYVYARINSLLSKQGFEKAQALELSNASSIVETKEFELLQKLSLFNDVATKAHEQNKTSLLTTYLFELGKLFNSFYAACPIASSEESLKKARLELAYATSEIIKTGLGILGIQVPERM
- a CDS encoding DUF938 domain-containing protein gives rise to the protein MNDLPNSEACERNKGPILEVIKPYLESCESGEFLEIGSLTCQHSAHFAKSFSQIDFITSEIRENQNVLKKCLEHYSKNLKNLKGPLTYEAGFNKLEAGKKFYYTANTLHIMPWKAAKTFIKDLAQAMDENSTLFIYGPFKYHGNFTSPSNEQFDTYLKERDSQSGIRNFEDVCNNFLKKGVFLKEDIAMPANNQLLVFTK
- a CDS encoding pseudouridine synthase, with product MKKRIKIRLSANDIIFEDGNYIALFKKAGWPVHKTLDRFRDNCTDALASFLKNRADGKDQYLVLAHRLDVETSGILLFAKNKEANKYLQELFSSHDPNKITKSYLAICSGELSEQEGRIENFLKANRVGHIEKMAVVNSGGKKAITDYKVIDTNKQYSLLEFTILTGRKHQIRAHAKHMGHPIYGDPIYSNSKDQSGQRLCAYKLRFFDKFSNEEINLKVEAPFSLENFKELSSNGDNQYIIFNKPYDVLCQFGKDHRDQLSLIDYKLPKEVYPIGRLDKDSEGLLILTNDGKYKNQMANADSKVEKTYIVQVDGDITTEAIEKLKRGVVIKGNYKTKPAKVKKLADFKIEERVPPVRVRKSIPTSWIEVRISEGRNRQIRRMCAAVDFPTLRLIRVAIGDVKLGKLKVGEFSYFDPSKQK
- a CDS encoding rhomboid family intramembrane serine protease, whose amino-acid sequence is MSEHDTEINLKRLKYIGSLRDESITSLIEAQLLREGIHITKEYENDFYHLFVVDINQLQQARDVYRVYIGGAKPSKVDENWQYVQSLSMGPATIIILALCVIVFIFGWIFKNENLYYLFLFSTSKVDAFADINRGEYWRLLSPAFIHFGYIHIFFNMLWWKELGKLIEVTKGSVFLVLLLLFTAITSNILQAIMSPGMFGGLSGVVYGLLGFLWPYSRLNPNFKFKLPTSDIVLMVGWLFLGFFDVFNFKMANWAHGGGLISGAILGVIFALMDRNKRIPQP
- a CDS encoding Rrf2 family transcriptional regulator; the encoded protein is MFKVSKKTEYALKALKHMQEHGHTCAENLTSAREICDIYKMPFDPVSKVMQKLNGYGVLSSIKGIKGGYFLSRPLSEINLFEVSNSIEGKISNSDCDALKGKCTKYLNCELISPIEKLNSHVNHQLINLSLEELLMNKAGFTHE
- the sufB gene encoding Fe-S cluster assembly protein SufB, whose translation is MSDTQLTKSEYKYGFFTDIETQEFPKGLNEDIVRMISAKKNEPEWLLEYRLKAFRLWKQMPMPNWAKLEIPEIDFEDLYYYAAPKSTESAPKSLDDLDPELLATFEKLGIPLSEQKRISGVAVDAVFDSVSVGTTYKEELEAVGVIFCSISEAVQEHPELVKKYLGTVVPPADNFYAALNAAVFSDGSFVYIPEGVTCPMDLSTYFRINAKETGQFERTLVVADKGSYVNYLEGCTAPQRDENQLHAAIVELIALDDAEIKYSTVQNWYAGDEKGKGGIYNFVTKRGNCLGKNSKISWTQVEAGSAITWKYPSCNLIGENSQGAFYSVALTNNKMQADTGTKMVHIGKNTKSTIISKGISAEESENNYRGLVKVMPSAIGAKNYSQCDSMLVGSKCSANTFPYIDVKNNTATVEHEASTSKISEDQLFYLQQRGMDMEKCISMIVNGFCSEVFKELPLEFSVEAVKLIEMKLENSIG